A section of the Desulfobacteraceae bacterium genome encodes:
- a CDS encoding hotdog fold thioesterase, with protein MSIWKVPGPIDLAVLNLSSRNTLVAHLGIEISAVGDDWVQASMPVDHRTHQPMGLLHGGASVALAETVGSVAANLAVAPPRRCLGLEINANHIRSVQRGVVTAVARPIQIGRRIQVWDIRIADAEDRTVCVARLTMAVVTPHSAADPPSEPV; from the coding sequence GTGAGCATTTGGAAGGTGCCCGGCCCCATCGACCTGGCCGTGCTCAACCTCTCTTCCCGCAACACCCTGGTGGCGCACCTGGGCATCGAGATCAGCGCCGTGGGCGATGACTGGGTTCAGGCCAGCATGCCGGTGGACCACCGCACCCATCAGCCCATGGGGCTGCTGCACGGCGGGGCCTCGGTGGCCCTGGCGGAAACGGTGGGCAGCGTCGCGGCCAATCTGGCGGTGGCCCCCCCGCGGCGCTGCCTCGGCCTGGAGATCAACGCCAACCATATCCGCAGCGTCCAACGGGGGGTGGTCACGGCCGTCGCCCGGCCGATCCAGATTGGGCGCAGGATCCAGGTGTGGGACATTCGGATCGCCGACGCGGAGGACCGCACCGTCTGCGTCGCGCGTCTGACCATGGCGGTGGTCACCCCCCATTCAGCGGCCGACCCACCATCGGAACCGGTTTAG
- a CDS encoding serine/threonine protein kinase: protein MDHFSQLTPDRFLPALEESLGTRLTALARPLNSYVNRVYEVQTPDKTAYIAKFYRSGRWSQAALQDEHTFIQDCAEIDIPVVCPLRLKNGETLGRLGGIFFAVFPKRGGRAFDIEREESWVRVGTLLGRLHNAGQKRRAAARLELTPEATTRRYAAQLVAEAVTESYRQKYGDICARIIDALTPRFEGLESIRLHGDFHAGNILQRPGEGLMVIDFDDMLNGPGVQDLWLLLPDHYPASERHLQLLLTGYRQFRAPDHRWPLLIEGLRAMRMIYFTAWCSLQRGDYQFQSKFPDWGSDRFWAREVQDLRTQYAYMLEAAGG from the coding sequence ATGGACCATTTTTCACAATTGACCCCCGATCGCTTTCTGCCGGCCCTGGAAGAGTCGCTGGGGACCCGGCTGACCGCACTTGCCCGCCCCCTCAACAGTTACGTCAACCGCGTCTATGAGGTCCAGACGCCGGACAAGACCGCCTACATCGCCAAATTCTACCGCTCCGGGCGCTGGTCCCAGGCCGCCTTGCAGGACGAGCACACCTTTATTCAGGACTGCGCCGAAATCGACATTCCGGTGGTCTGCCCGCTTCGGCTCAAAAACGGTGAAACGCTGGGGCGTTTGGGCGGGATTTTCTTTGCCGTCTTCCCCAAGCGGGGTGGGCGCGCCTTCGACATCGAGCGCGAGGAGAGCTGGGTGCGGGTGGGCACCCTGCTGGGCCGGCTGCACAACGCCGGCCAGAAAAGGCGGGCCGCCGCGCGGCTCGAGCTGACGCCGGAGGCCACCACCCGCCGTTATGCGGCCCAGCTGGTGGCAGAGGCGGTCACCGAATCCTACCGCCAGAAGTACGGCGACATTTGCGCGCGCATCATCGACGCCTTAACGCCCCGCTTCGAGGGGCTGGAATCCATCCGGCTGCACGGCGACTTTCATGCCGGCAACATCCTGCAGCGCCCCGGCGAGGGGTTGATGGTGATCGATTTCGACGACATGCTGAACGGCCCCGGCGTGCAGGACCTCTGGCTGCTCCTGCCCGACCACTATCCGGCCAGCGAACGCCACCTGCAGCTGCTGCTGACCGGCTACCGCCAGTTCCGCGCCCCGGACCACCGCTGGCCACTGCTGATCGAAGGGCTGCGGGCCATGCGCATGATCTACTTCACCGCCTGGTGCAGCCTGCAGCGCGGGGATTACCAGTTCCAAAGCAAGTTCCCCGACTGGGGCAGCGACCGCTTTTGGGCGCGGGAGGTCCAGGATTTGAGAACCCAGTACGCCTACATGCTGGAGGCGGCGGGCGGTTGA
- a CDS encoding Slp family lipoprotein: MQLLRVLLMLAVAAANVSCSVISSGIRAEAEPRAAFGALLENPDAFRGKTVILGGYILDIRVDGDRNLLRVLQAPLIMRDEPAVRSDSQGRFCLVQQGFLEPEIFQPGRKITVAGRVMGMEATPHGPCLTLEAREIHLWQVNPYRDLPYYHYDEWDYPFFIRRRFRGYHDR; encoded by the coding sequence ATGCAGCTTTTGAGAGTGCTCTTGATGCTGGCGGTTGCCGCCGCCAACGTTTCGTGTTCGGTCATTTCAAGCGGGATCCGGGCCGAGGCCGAACCCCGGGCGGCTTTTGGCGCGCTGCTGGAAAACCCCGACGCCTTCAGGGGCAAAACCGTGATCCTGGGCGGCTATATTCTCGATATCCGCGTCGACGGCGACCGCAACCTGCTGCGCGTGCTGCAGGCGCCGCTGATCATGCGCGACGAACCGGCGGTGCGCTCGGATTCCCAGGGCCGCTTCTGCCTCGTGCAGCAGGGGTTTTTGGAGCCCGAAATTTTCCAGCCGGGCCGCAAGATCACCGTCGCCGGAAGGGTGATGGGGATGGAGGCGACGCCCCACGGCCCCTGCCTGACCCTTGAAGCCCGCGAAATCCATCTGTGGCAGGTCAACCCCTACCGTGATCTGCCCTACTACCACTACGACGAGTGGGATTATCCGTTCTTCATCCGCCGCCGTTTTCGCGGCTATCATGACCGCTGA
- a CDS encoding GNAT family N-acetyltransferase → MEPTASKAIQAPHPQVKIREMEIDDIAKIFHLGEQLFEAGSMPNLYRTWDEFEVTELYNSDTENCLVAELDGELIGFALGTTISKSNSAWKYGHLVWLGVDPRCQRLGVAEKLFFRFRSIMRRQGVRMLIVDTQAENLSALRFFRKMGFGNPSQHIYLSLNMGGSQHARKKPTA, encoded by the coding sequence ATGGAACCCACCGCATCCAAAGCAATCCAGGCGCCGCATCCGCAGGTGAAGATCCGCGAGATGGAAATCGACGACATCGCCAAAATCTTTCACCTCGGCGAGCAGCTCTTCGAAGCCGGCAGCATGCCCAATCTCTACCGGACCTGGGACGAGTTCGAGGTCACCGAACTCTACAACAGCGACACCGAAAACTGTCTGGTGGCCGAACTGGACGGTGAGCTGATCGGCTTTGCCCTGGGCACGACGATTTCCAAATCCAATTCCGCCTGGAAATACGGCCATCTGGTATGGCTGGGGGTCGATCCGCGCTGCCAGCGGCTGGGTGTCGCCGAGAAGCTCTTTTTCCGCTTCCGCAGCATCATGCGCCGGCAGGGCGTGCGGATGCTGATCGTGGACACCCAGGCCGAGAACCTCTCGGCCCTGCGTTTTTTTCGCAAAATGGGGTTCGGCAACCCCAGCCAGCACATCTACCTGTCGCTGAACATGGGGGGCAGCCAGCATGCCCGCAAGAAACCAACCGCCTGA
- a CDS encoding M20/M25/M40 family metallo-hydrolase, which produces MPPPAEAFQPRRLRRLLGRLIDIYSPSGKEGDILAFIHGYLKRRGLPVERQEVDEHRCNLLVLPVGAAPRLVMLGHVDTVPAYDLDHFASVETDGRIRGLGAADMKGGCAAMIEAFVAFLEKSGGMPPAALALVVGEEEDGDGAARLIRDHHFPWAVIGEPTDLTPCLSHSGYLELQVRTRGRRRHASLSSRNENAVAAMLTAILAMTRYLEQAQPDIVYNIRDLFSARAGFVVPERCEAWLDLHLPPSAAIAEVAADLEGIFCQSGGNCNGGQRDFRITTIDAGYSLPHKGPVAETLAAILAARGLPAEPRVFRSHSDANQIWAAGIKPVLLGPGRLEQAHVPEESVSFGKVCQAAAIYHDILTAAAAGRW; this is translated from the coding sequence ATGCCGCCCCCGGCGGAAGCCTTTCAACCCCGCCGGCTGCGCCGGCTGCTGGGTCGGCTGATCGACATCTACAGCCCGTCGGGCAAAGAGGGCGACATCCTGGCGTTTATCCACGGCTATCTCAAACGCCGGGGGCTGCCGGTGGAGCGCCAGGAGGTGGACGAACACCGCTGCAACCTGCTGGTGCTGCCCGTCGGGGCGGCGCCGCGACTGGTGATGCTGGGGCATGTGGACACCGTTCCGGCCTACGATCTGGACCATTTCGCCAGCGTGGAGACCGATGGCCGCATTCGCGGGCTGGGGGCCGCCGACATGAAGGGTGGTTGTGCGGCCATGATCGAGGCTTTCGTGGCCTTCCTTGAAAAAAGCGGTGGGATGCCCCCGGCCGCCCTGGCCCTGGTGGTGGGCGAGGAGGAGGACGGCGACGGGGCCGCGCGCCTCATCCGCGACCACCATTTCCCCTGGGCGGTCATCGGGGAGCCCACCGATCTCACCCCCTGCCTGAGCCACAGCGGCTATCTCGAACTCCAGGTGCGCACCCGGGGCAGGCGCCGGCATGCCTCCCTTTCCAGCCGCAACGAGAATGCCGTGGCCGCGATGCTGACCGCCATCCTGGCGATGACCCGCTATCTGGAGCAGGCCCAGCCCGATATCGTCTACAACATCCGCGACCTGTTCAGCGCCCGGGCCGGTTTCGTCGTTCCGGAGCGCTGCGAGGCCTGGCTCGATCTGCACCTGCCGCCGTCGGCGGCGATTGCCGAGGTGGCCGCCGACCTGGAGGGGATTTTCTGCCAGAGCGGGGGCAATTGCAACGGCGGCCAGCGGGATTTTCGCATCACCACCATTGATGCCGGCTACAGCCTGCCCCACAAGGGACCGGTGGCCGAGACCCTGGCGGCGATCCTCGCGGCCCGCGGCCTGCCCGCCGAGCCCAGGGTCTTTCGCAGCCATTCCGACGCCAACCAGATCTGGGCCGCCGGGATCAAACCCGTTCTCTTGGGCCCCGGCCGGCTGGAGCAGGCCCACGTCCCCGAGGAGTCGGTCTCTTTTGGGAAGGTCTGCCAGGCGGCCGCCATTTACCACGATATCCTGACCGCCGCCGCCGCCGGCCGCTGGTAG
- a CDS encoding MBL fold metallo-hydrolase: MKPSPIVRQITLGEYQVNTYLVGCPQTREAVVIDPAGEPQTIIRQAAADGLTIRLILNTHGHADHVAANRELKALLKVPTGLHEADARFFADPAIRARTEAELGLPAPDPADFTFVDGERLKVGTLEIEVLHTPGHTPGSVCFRVADNLFTGDTLFVGDVGRTDLTGGSLETLLKSLETKIIGLPPETVVWPGHPYGDTPSSTIAREREENPYITDFILAP; the protein is encoded by the coding sequence ATGAAACCCTCCCCGATTGTGCGCCAGATCACCCTGGGCGAATATCAGGTGAACACCTACCTGGTGGGCTGTCCCCAGACCCGTGAAGCGGTGGTGATCGACCCTGCCGGCGAACCCCAGACCATCATCCGCCAGGCGGCCGCGGACGGCCTCACGATTCGCCTGATCCTCAACACCCACGGACATGCCGATCACGTTGCCGCCAACCGAGAGCTCAAGGCCCTGCTCAAAGTGCCGACGGGCCTGCATGAGGCCGACGCCCGGTTTTTTGCGGACCCCGCAATCAGGGCCCGCACGGAAGCGGAGCTGGGGCTGCCCGCGCCCGACCCGGCCGACTTCACCTTCGTCGACGGGGAGCGGCTGAAGGTGGGCACCCTCGAAATCGAGGTGCTGCACACCCCCGGCCACACCCCCGGTTCGGTCTGCTTTCGGGTGGCGGACAACCTCTTCACCGGGGACACCCTGTTCGTGGGGGACGTGGGCCGCACCGACCTGACCGGCGGCTCCCTGGAGACCCTCCTGAAATCGCTGGAAACCAAGATCATCGGCCTTCCGCCGGAAACCGTGGTGTGGCCGGGGCACCCCTACGGCGACACCCCCAGCTCCACCATCGCCCGGGAGCGGGAAGAAAACCCCTACATCACCGATTTCATCCTGGCGCCCTGA
- a CDS encoding Hsp20/alpha crystallin family protein, with product MNLVKWNPYDEMTGLRHRFNRLLEPRLPSLWNLEATAAESWRPVVDVYEQDDAYIIKAELPGVEKKDISVELKGRTLVVKGERTSENEVKEGHYYRRERTFGKFQRAFSLPEALETDKIKAEFKDGVLRLTVPKREEVKPKQVTVH from the coding sequence ATGAACCTGGTAAAATGGAATCCCTATGATGAGATGACTGGCCTTCGGCACCGCTTCAACCGGCTTTTGGAACCGCGCCTGCCGTCCCTCTGGAACCTGGAAGCGACGGCGGCCGAAAGCTGGCGCCCGGTGGTGGACGTCTATGAGCAAGACGACGCCTACATCATCAAGGCCGAACTGCCCGGCGTCGAGAAAAAGGACATCAGCGTTGAACTGAAGGGTCGCACCCTGGTGGTCAAAGGCGAACGCACCTCGGAAAACGAGGTCAAGGAGGGCCATTACTATCGTCGCGAGCGGACCTTCGGCAAATTCCAGCGGGCCTTCAGCCTTCCCGAAGCGCTGGAGACCGACAAGATCAAGGCCGAATTCAAGGACGGCGTACTCAGACTCACGGTTCCCAAGCGTGAAGAGGTCAAACCCAAGCAGGTGACGGTGCACTGA
- the groES gene encoding co-chaperone GroES, with the protein MKIKPLNDRILVRRLEEEQKTAGGIIIPDTAKEKPQQGEVVAAGPGRMNDDGKRTPSEVKVGDRVLFSKYAGTEIKVDGVEHLFMKEDDILGILG; encoded by the coding sequence ATGAAGATCAAACCTTTGAATGACCGCATCCTGGTTCGTAGACTCGAGGAGGAACAGAAGACCGCCGGCGGTATCATCATTCCGGACACGGCCAAGGAAAAACCCCAGCAGGGCGAGGTTGTGGCTGCCGGTCCGGGCCGGATGAACGACGACGGCAAGCGAACGCCCTCGGAGGTCAAGGTCGGTGATCGGGTTCTGTTCTCCAAGTATGCCGGCACCGAAATCAAGGTGGACGGTGTCGAGCATCTGTTCATGAAGGAAGACGACATCCTGGGAATTCTCGGGTAA
- the groL gene encoding chaperonin GroEL (60 kDa chaperone family; promotes refolding of misfolded polypeptides especially under stressful conditions; forms two stacked rings of heptamers to form a barrel-shaped 14mer; ends can be capped by GroES; misfolded proteins enter the barrel where they are refolded when GroES binds), protein MPAKMLAYSSKAREHMLKGVNTLADAVKVTLGPKGRNVVLEKSFGSPLVTKDGVTVAKEIELAEKFENMGAQMVKEVASKTSDVAGDGTTTATVLAQAIYSEGQKLVAAGANPMAIKRGIEKGVAVVVADLKRLAKPTKDKSEIAQVGSISANNDAMIGNLISEAMEKVGKEGVITVEEAKGMDTSLEIVEGMQFDRGYISPYFVTDAEKMQVSLEEPYILLNEKKISNMKDMLPLLEQVAKSGKPLLIVAEDVDGEALATLIVNKLRGTLHVAAVKAPGFGDRRKAMLQDIAVLCGGQVISEDIGVKLENVTLNDLGRCKNVKIDKDNTTIVDGAGSRADLEARMRQIRAQIEETTSDYDREKLQERLAKLVGGVAVINIGAATETEMKEKKARVEDALNATRAAVEEGVVPGGGVALVSCIPALDKAEASGEEKNGIELLRRALQEPLRQIAINAGFEGSVVVNQVLDGKDDFGFNAETGQFENLVAAGVIDPAKVVRFALQNAASVTGLMLTTEAMITEKPQKKKAAPAASEMDEDMY, encoded by the coding sequence ATGCCTGCAAAAATGTTAGCTTACAGCTCAAAGGCCCGTGAGCACATGCTCAAGGGCGTCAACACCCTGGCGGATGCCGTCAAGGTCACGCTGGGCCCCAAGGGCCGCAACGTGGTGCTGGAAAAGTCCTTCGGCTCGCCGCTGGTGACCAAGGACGGCGTCACCGTCGCCAAGGAGATCGAACTGGCAGAAAAGTTCGAGAACATGGGCGCCCAGATGGTCAAGGAGGTCGCCAGCAAGACCAGCGATGTCGCCGGCGACGGCACCACCACAGCCACCGTCCTGGCCCAGGCGATCTACTCCGAGGGGCAGAAGCTGGTGGCCGCCGGTGCCAACCCGATGGCCATCAAGCGGGGCATTGAAAAAGGGGTGGCCGTTGTCGTGGCGGACCTTAAAAGACTGGCCAAGCCCACCAAGGACAAATCCGAGATCGCCCAGGTGGGGTCGATTTCGGCCAACAACGACGCCATGATCGGCAACCTGATCTCCGAGGCCATGGAGAAAGTCGGCAAGGAAGGCGTGATCACCGTCGAAGAGGCCAAGGGGATGGATACTTCCCTGGAGATCGTGGAGGGCATGCAGTTCGACCGTGGCTACATCTCGCCCTATTTCGTGACCGACGCTGAAAAGATGCAGGTCTCCCTGGAGGAGCCCTACATCCTGCTCAACGAGAAGAAAATCTCCAACATGAAGGACATGCTGCCGCTGCTGGAGCAGGTGGCCAAATCCGGCAAGCCGCTCTTGATCGTGGCCGAGGATGTCGACGGCGAAGCCCTGGCCACCCTGATAGTCAACAAACTGCGCGGCACGCTGCACGTCGCGGCGGTCAAGGCCCCCGGTTTCGGCGACCGGCGCAAGGCCATGCTGCAGGATATCGCGGTGCTCTGCGGCGGCCAGGTGATCTCGGAGGACATCGGGGTCAAACTGGAAAACGTGACCCTCAACGACCTGGGGCGCTGCAAAAACGTGAAGATCGACAAGGACAACACCACCATCGTCGACGGCGCCGGCAGCCGCGCCGACCTGGAGGCCCGCATGCGCCAGATCCGGGCCCAGATCGAGGAAACCACCTCCGACTACGACCGCGAAAAGCTCCAGGAGCGCCTGGCCAAGCTGGTCGGCGGCGTGGCTGTAATCAACATCGGGGCGGCTACCGAGACCGAGATGAAAGAGAAGAAAGCACGCGTCGAGGACGCTCTCAATGCCACCCGGGCGGCCGTCGAGGAGGGGGTCGTGCCCGGCGGGGGAGTGGCCCTGGTGAGCTGCATCCCGGCCCTGGATAAGGCTGAGGCCAGCGGCGAGGAGAAAAACGGCATCGAACTGCTGCGGCGCGCCCTCCAGGAGCCCCTGCGCCAGATCGCCATCAATGCCGGCTTTGAGGGCTCGGTGGTGGTCAACCAGGTGCTGGACGGCAAGGACGATTTCGGTTTCAACGCCGAAACCGGGCAGTTTGAAAACCTCGTGGCCGCCGGCGTGATCGATCCGGCCAAGGTGGTGCGCTTCGCCCTTCAGAACGCCGCTTCGGTGACCGGCCTGATGCTGACCACCGAGGCCATGATCACCGAAAAGCCCCAAAAGAAGAAGGCCGCCCCCGCGGCCTCCGAGATGGACGAAGACATGTATTAA
- a CDS encoding class I SAM-dependent methyltransferase: protein MRLKTIVRGYWRLLSAPFRQCRYPFYEAAYLDKLAKTDERATPLSFLGGMHDGFFYWTLVHSAELGQEARGLVPGIPSPYHRRNWTGDAGERTFRQAMAFRGIVARAAGRYIQRPLAELELLDFGCGWGRILRFFMRDIPHCQLRGCDCWAEIVAVAKRDNRWCEFRTISPLPETAYASNSFDVTYLYSVFSHLSEKAHLAWVAEFRRLLRPGGLLVVTTRSANFLRLLAEKREQGKSRGLRQSMLATDAFPDADKALADYSAGRFCYAPTGGGGPLEADFYGEAVVPESWIRQNWSGFQVLEVLPPRGVVDQMVIIAKKG, encoded by the coding sequence ATGCGGTTGAAAACGATTGTAAGAGGCTATTGGCGTCTTTTGAGCGCGCCGTTTCGGCAGTGCCGCTACCCGTTCTATGAAGCCGCCTACCTGGACAAGCTTGCCAAAACCGATGAGCGTGCGACTCCCCTGTCATTTCTGGGAGGCATGCACGACGGGTTCTTCTACTGGACCTTGGTGCATTCTGCGGAATTGGGTCAGGAGGCGCGCGGGCTGGTGCCTGGGATTCCTTCGCCGTACCATCGGCGTAATTGGACGGGCGATGCCGGGGAACGGACGTTTCGCCAGGCAATGGCGTTCCGAGGAATTGTTGCGCGGGCGGCAGGACGCTATATACAGAGGCCGCTTGCGGAACTTGAGCTGTTGGATTTTGGCTGTGGCTGGGGGCGCATTTTACGCTTCTTCATGCGCGACATCCCCCATTGCCAACTGCGTGGCTGCGACTGCTGGGCGGAGATTGTGGCGGTCGCCAAACGCGACAACCGCTGGTGCGAGTTTCGAACAATTTCCCCGTTGCCGGAAACGGCTTATGCGAGCAATAGCTTTGACGTAACCTACCTCTATTCCGTGTTTTCGCACTTGTCCGAAAAGGCGCATTTGGCTTGGGTTGCCGAGTTCCGGCGGCTGCTTCGACCAGGGGGATTGCTGGTGGTTACGACGCGCAGCGCGAATTTTTTGCGGTTGCTCGCTGAAAAGCGGGAACAGGGAAAGTCCCGCGGCCTGCGCCAATCCATGCTTGCCACCGACGCGTTTCCCGATGCGGACAAAGCGCTTGCGGACTATTCCGCGGGGCGCTTCTGCTATGCGCCTACGGGTGGTGGCGGCCCTTTGGAGGCTGATTTCTATGGGGAAGCGGTGGTTCCAGAGTCCTGGATTCGCCAAAATTGGTCGGGATTCCAGGTGCTGGAGGTGCTGCCGCCCCGTGGCGTTGTGGATCAAATGGTGATCATTGCGAAAAAGGGATGA
- a CDS encoding FKBP-type peptidyl-prolyl cis-trans isomerase: protein MQKVPAIITVFTLFCFLASAPLAEQGVIVMESGLKYEDLVVGSGPEAGVGNIAVIHLKGWLDGNGQRGAGFIDSKERGKPVSFKIGTSHVMKAWNEGIPGMRVGGKRRLMVPSHLGYGAKGAGEHVPPNADLIIEVELLEVR, encoded by the coding sequence ATGCAGAAAGTTCCTGCCATCATAACCGTATTTACGCTGTTTTGCTTTCTTGCCAGCGCTCCTTTGGCAGAGCAAGGCGTGATCGTTATGGAAAGCGGTTTGAAATACGAGGATCTGGTGGTGGGTTCCGGCCCGGAGGCAGGCGTTGGCAATATAGCCGTGATCCACCTAAAGGGATGGCTGGACGGCAATGGCCAAAGGGGAGCGGGATTTATCGACTCAAAAGAACGTGGCAAGCCGGTATCGTTTAAAATCGGCACTTCACACGTCATGAAGGCTTGGAACGAAGGCATACCCGGCATGAGAGTCGGAGGCAAGCGCCGGCTGATGGTCCCCTCCCACCTGGGGTATGGAGCTAAAGGCGCCGGCGAACATGTTCCCCCGAATGCGGACTTGATCATCGAGGTGGAGCTGTTGGAGGTCAGATAA
- a CDS encoding endonuclease/exonuclease/phosphatase family protein, which translates to MNRLGKMTRSSWSVFAFVFLMLALFGSYPGTGMAQETGSAKIKSVKFMTLNLLFSEVDDRNKRLRRIADYVAANHVDVLLLQEVVGGELVNTRNSAVDLRDILRDEHRLKYFSRSAFETGVPNLLSLANAILSRFDIEFSDDHGLPGVTEEEFMGFEVKLARRVLMTRLVIPGFGEIDVFNTHLCARCNLADREDQLDTVFNFINKFKNNSGAPRPTVLGGDMNFDLFDNDGDERFLYERVLAEGFTDAYADHIIAAAGGKETLETLCEDEKNADEHCTVGVSDLNGSNARRIDYIFARGFGTPLHSQVVFNPNAPNGVSPTVSDHAAVVVTLKLPFKAPLPNVPLLLLDDGQN; encoded by the coding sequence ATGAACCGATTGGGTAAAATGACAAGGTCGTCTTGGTCTGTTTTCGCTTTTGTATTTTTGATGCTGGCCCTTTTTGGATCGTACCCCGGAACGGGTATGGCCCAGGAAACGGGGAGCGCCAAAATTAAAAGCGTGAAGTTCATGACACTCAACTTGCTGTTTTCAGAGGTTGACGATCGTAATAAAAGACTCAGGAGAATCGCCGACTACGTGGCCGCCAACCACGTGGATGTCCTGTTGCTGCAGGAGGTGGTGGGCGGTGAGCTGGTCAATACCAGAAACAGTGCCGTAGACCTCAGGGACATCCTGCGTGATGAGCACAGGCTGAAGTATTTTTCGCGATCCGCTTTTGAAACCGGGGTGCCAAACTTACTGAGTCTGGCCAACGCCATTTTGAGCCGTTTTGACATAGAATTCAGCGACGACCACGGGCTCCCGGGAGTAACCGAAGAGGAGTTCATGGGCTTTGAGGTAAAGCTTGCCCGCAGGGTGTTGATGACGCGTCTGGTTATACCTGGTTTCGGCGAAATCGATGTGTTCAATACCCATCTTTGCGCCCGCTGCAACCTTGCGGACCGTGAAGATCAACTCGATACGGTTTTCAATTTCATAAATAAGTTTAAAAACAATAGCGGCGCTCCACGACCGACCGTTTTGGGGGGCGATATGAATTTCGATCTCTTTGACAACGACGGCGATGAGAGATTCCTTTACGAAAGAGTTCTTGCCGAGGGGTTTACCGACGCCTATGCCGACCACATCATCGCGGCAGCGGGCGGAAAGGAGACCTTGGAAACGCTGTGTGAGGATGAAAAAAATGCTGACGAACACTGTACGGTGGGCGTTTCAGACCTGAACGGCAGCAACGCGCGGCGGATCGATTACATCTTTGCGCGTGGTTTCGGGACTCCCCTTCACAGCCAGGTGGTTTTCAATCCCAACGCACCCAACGGGGTATCGCCAACGGTCTCAGATCATGCCGCCGTTGTGGTCACCCTAAAGTTGCCATTCAAGGCCCCGCTGCCCAACGTCCCCTTGCTGCTGCTTGACGATGGACAAAACTGA
- a CDS encoding NUDIX hydrolase — MNATVNRITPVHRGRVFRLVTENITLSNGVRVDIDVIRHPGAAAIVALLDEKTVLLLRQYRHAVGGWIWEIPAGTLDPQESVEACARRELTEETGYTARDFEKLGEITPLPGYADERIHLFLASGLTPSAQDLDADELLSVHPTPLPRAVEMVLSGEIQDAKTITALLLAERRLQNG; from the coding sequence GTGAACGCCACCGTCAACCGCATCACCCCGGTTCACCGCGGCCGGGTGTTCAGGCTGGTCACCGAGAATATTACCCTGTCAAACGGGGTCCGCGTGGATATCGATGTCATCCGCCACCCCGGGGCCGCGGCCATCGTGGCGCTCCTGGACGAAAAAACCGTCCTGCTGCTGCGCCAGTACCGGCATGCCGTGGGCGGCTGGATCTGGGAAATACCGGCCGGGACCCTGGATCCCCAGGAAAGCGTGGAGGCCTGCGCCCGCCGCGAGCTGACCGAGGAAACCGGCTACACCGCCCGGGATTTCGAAAAGCTCGGGGAAATCACCCCCCTGCCGGGCTACGCCGATGAGCGCATCCACCTCTTTCTGGCCTCGGGCCTGACACCGTCGGCCCAGGATCTGGATGCCGACGAACTGCTTTCCGTCCACCCGACCCCCCTGCCCCGGGCCGTGGAGATGGTCTTAAGCGGCGAGATCCAGGACGCCAAAACCATCACCGCCCTGCTGCTGGCCGAAAGGCGGCTGCAAAACGGCTGA